One genomic segment of Vagococcus intermedius includes these proteins:
- a CDS encoding PTS sugar transporter subunit IIB produces MSKKTIMLVCSAGMSTSLLVTKMQKAAEEQGLETDIFAVSASDADPSLANKDVDVLLLGPQVRFMKAQFEKKLEPMGIPCAVIEMKDYGMMNGENVLKAALELMN; encoded by the coding sequence ATGTCAAAAAAAACAATTATGTTAGTATGTTCAGCAGGAATGAGTACAAGTTTATTGGTAACTAAGATGCAAAAAGCAGCAGAAGAGCAAGGGTTAGAAACAGATATCTTTGCAGTGTCAGCCTCAGATGCCGATCCAAGCTTAGCAAATAAAGACGTTGATGTTTTATTATTAGGACCTCAAGTTCGTTTTATGAAAGCACAATTCGAGAAAAAATTAGAACCAATGGGTATTCCATGTGCAGTAATTGAAATGAAAGATTACGGTATGATGAACGGGGAAAACGTTCTTAAAGCAGCTTTAGAATTAATGAACTAA
- a CDS encoding PTS lactose/cellobiose transporter subunit IIA, with translation MDEANLESIMGLIMNAGNAKSDAMEAIQAAKEGKFEEAAEKIKSAEASLVEAHHSQTGLLTKEAQGDHMTVTLLTVHSQDHLMTAIAFTDLAKEIIELHQKMSEN, from the coding sequence ATGGATGAAGCAAATTTAGAATCAATTATGGGTTTAATTATGAACGCAGGAAATGCTAAAAGTGACGCAATGGAAGCGATTCAAGCAGCTAAAGAAGGCAAGTTTGAAGAAGCTGCTGAAAAAATCAAGAGTGCAGAAGCATCGTTAGTAGAAGCGCATCATTCACAAACAGGACTTTTAACTAAAGAAGCTCAAGGGGATCATATGACAGTCACATTATTAACAGTTCATAGCCAAGACCACTTGATGACAGCCATTGCTTTCACTGATCTAGCAAAAGAAATTATTGAATTACACCAAAAAATGTCAGAAAACTAG
- a CDS encoding PTS sugar transporter subunit IIC produces the protein MNALTAWLEKYILPIATKMGSQKHLVALRDAFIGTMPATMAGSIAVMINAIIRDLPAQFIEGYDGASIPVIREIIAVNGFVWNGTIAIAGLVFAFSWGYNLAKAYNVNNLAGGIVSLAALIQGISFGPSETADLGMKVPANIATAITDSGIGATVTPGGELSVGLWGWLNLNHLNGNAFFTAMIIGAVSVIIFAKLMQKNITIKLPESVPPAVSNAFAAIIPATAALYIIAIFNFAFGEMTGMLFIDWVQETIAKPLMGFSQGLGAVLVIQLAIQIFWFFGIHGTNVMAPVLEGIFGQAQLINIDVFQKGYDGLTGTKAVLAAIEDGKAYMWVRGSFDAYSMFGGSGGTITLILAILIFSKRADYLTMGKLALGPGIFNINEPIMFGLPIVLNAIMFIPFIVAPVVATAIGYLATSWGLVAPVSQAVTWVVPPVLLSFLATGADWRAPLVTIVCMLVTFAIWAPFVIAANKMDPSLEENN, from the coding sequence ATGAACGCATTAACAGCGTGGTTAGAGAAGTATATTTTACCAATCGCAACAAAAATGGGCTCACAAAAACACTTAGTTGCCCTAAGAGATGCCTTTATCGGAACAATGCCAGCTACAATGGCAGGTTCGATTGCCGTAATGATTAACGCCATTATTCGTGATTTACCAGCACAATTTATTGAAGGATATGACGGTGCATCGATTCCAGTCATTAGAGAAATCATTGCCGTTAACGGCTTTGTATGGAATGGTACAATTGCCATTGCCGGTCTAGTTTTCGCCTTTTCATGGGGGTATAACTTAGCAAAAGCTTATAATGTTAACAACTTAGCAGGGGGGATTGTCTCACTTGCTGCTTTGATCCAAGGTATTAGTTTTGGACCAAGCGAAACAGCAGACTTAGGTATGAAAGTACCTGCTAACATTGCCACAGCCATTACTGATTCAGGAATTGGCGCAACAGTGACACCAGGAGGCGAGTTAAGTGTTGGATTATGGGGTTGGTTAAACCTTAATCACTTAAACGGAAATGCCTTCTTTACAGCTATGATTATTGGTGCTGTATCTGTTATTATCTTTGCGAAATTAATGCAAAAAAATATTACAATTAAATTACCAGAATCAGTTCCACCGGCAGTATCAAATGCCTTTGCAGCAATTATTCCAGCAACAGCAGCGTTGTATATCATCGCTATTTTTAACTTCGCCTTTGGTGAAATGACAGGTATGTTATTTATTGATTGGGTACAAGAAACAATTGCTAAACCATTGATGGGATTCTCTCAAGGTTTAGGTGCCGTTTTAGTTATTCAATTAGCTATTCAAATTTTCTGGTTCTTCGGAATCCATGGAACAAATGTTATGGCGCCAGTTTTAGAAGGTATCTTCGGACAAGCGCAATTAATTAATATTGATGTTTTCCAAAAAGGATACGATGGTTTAACAGGTACGAAAGCTGTTCTTGCAGCGATTGAAGACGGAAAAGCTTATATGTGGGTACGTGGATCATTTGACGCTTACTCAATGTTTGGTGGGTCAGGTGGTACGATTACCTTAATTCTTGCCATCTTAATTTTCTCTAAACGTGCTGATTACTTAACAATGGGTAAATTAGCCTTAGGACCTGGTATTTTCAATATCAACGAGCCGATCATGTTTGGTCTACCAATCGTTTTAAATGCGATTATGTTTATTCCATTCATCGTGGCACCAGTCGTTGCCACAGCGATTGGTTACTTAGCAACTTCATGGGGCTTAGTAGCACCAGTATCACAAGCAGTAACATGGGTAGTCCCACCAGTCTTATTATCATTCTTGGCAACAGGAGCTGACTGGAGAGCACCACTTGTTACAATCGTATGTATGCTTGTAACATTTGCAATTTGGGCACCATTCGTTATTGCAGCGAACAAGATGGACCCTTCATTAGAAGAAAACAACTAA
- a CDS encoding DUF3188 domain-containing protein, with the protein MNKGGLFLCSIGLLIIMFSANQNTGTYNILNLITGSTLLIVGVILYVRANKSQKKNKKSKKKEVR; encoded by the coding sequence ATGAATAAAGGCGGCTTATTTTTATGTAGTATCGGCTTATTAATTATTATGTTTAGTGCAAATCAAAATACAGGAACGTATAACATACTGAACTTAATTACAGGTTCGACACTCTTAATTGTAGGTGTGATCTTATATGTTCGTGCTAATAAAAGTCAAAAAAAGAATAAGAAATCAAAGAAAAAAGAGGTGAGGTAG
- a CDS encoding DUF3284 domain-containing protein, translating into MQIVKKLNVPAPFLYDKIIDSVLFDIRKQTGKSVTRKQLNNYEYVKEFSKTSRAKIKIEKHIENEAYHFRTSTTRNDFLVKYDIRPLDDKSCEVVYEEEMKSFGVMQKMNDVVVGLLVGFLKKRQFKKMLEMIETSY; encoded by the coding sequence ATGCAAATCGTAAAAAAATTAAATGTGCCAGCACCATTTTTATATGATAAAATCATTGATTCTGTGTTATTTGATATTCGCAAGCAAACGGGAAAATCAGTGACACGTAAACAACTAAATAACTATGAATATGTCAAAGAATTTTCAAAGACTAGTCGTGCTAAAATTAAGATTGAAAAACATATTGAAAATGAGGCATATCATTTTAGAACTTCTACTACTCGCAATGATTTCTTGGTAAAATATGACATTCGTCCACTTGATGATAAGAGTTGTGAAGTCGTGTATGAAGAAGAGATGAAATCTTTTGGTGTGATGCAGAAAATGAATGATGTAGTGGTTGGACTATTAGTTGGTTTTTTGAAGAAACGTCAGTTTAAAAAAATGCTTGAAATGATTGAAACTTCTTACTAA
- a CDS encoding aminopeptidase produces the protein MTQLSIKENMKKYAKLIVETGVNVQEGQTVVLAIDVEQAELARLIVKEAYALGAKQVIVQWQDDHIQKEFFLHAADEIINTVPAYKVEEMQAWVDQGASRISVVSRDPDALAGTNPDRVASYQTATGKAMAPLREASQANKISWTVVAAAGSAWAAKVFPHLKKTEEQVAALWEQIFKTTRIDQADPTKAWAEHDEKLWAKANELNAEQFDALHYTAPGTDLIIGLPKNHHWEGAGSTNARGEKFMANMPTEEVFTAPDCQRVDGVVTSTKPLSYAGTTITGMTFTFKDGKVVDCSAEKGEDVLKKLIATDEGASRLGEVALVPDPSPISQSGITFFNTLFDENASNHVALGSAYAFNIKGGTEMSQEDLLAAGLNQSTTHVDFMIGSDKMAIDGIRHDGSRVPLFRNGDWA, from the coding sequence ATGACACAACTAAGTATCAAAGAAAATATGAAAAAATACGCTAAATTAATTGTAGAAACAGGCGTCAATGTTCAAGAAGGACAGACTGTTGTTTTAGCCATTGATGTCGAACAAGCAGAACTTGCTCGTCTTATTGTAAAGGAAGCTTATGCACTAGGTGCTAAACAAGTCATTGTTCAATGGCAAGATGATCATATCCAAAAAGAATTTTTTTTACACGCTGCAGATGAAATTATCAATACGGTACCGGCTTACAAAGTTGAAGAAATGCAAGCCTGGGTCGACCAAGGGGCTAGCCGCATTAGTGTTGTTTCAAGAGACCCTGATGCTTTAGCTGGAACTAATCCAGATCGTGTTGCCTCTTACCAAACTGCTACTGGAAAAGCCATGGCTCCTCTAAGAGAGGCCTCACAAGCCAATAAAATTAGTTGGACGGTTGTTGCTGCTGCTGGTAGCGCTTGGGCGGCTAAAGTTTTTCCTCATTTGAAAAAAACTGAGGAACAAGTTGCCGCACTTTGGGAACAAATCTTTAAAACAACTCGTATCGACCAAGCAGATCCAACTAAGGCTTGGGCCGAACATGATGAAAAATTATGGGCTAAGGCCAATGAATTGAATGCTGAACAGTTTGATGCCTTACACTATACTGCACCCGGGACTGACTTGATAATCGGCTTACCTAAAAACCATCATTGGGAAGGTGCTGGCAGTACCAATGCTCGTGGTGAAAAATTTATGGCAAACATGCCGACGGAAGAAGTGTTCACTGCACCGGATTGTCAACGCGTAGACGGTGTGGTAACCAGTACCAAACCTTTAAGTTATGCTGGCACTACTATTACGGGGATGACCTTTACTTTTAAAGATGGGAAAGTCGTTGACTGTTCTGCAGAAAAAGGCGAAGATGTCTTGAAAAAATTAATCGCAACGGATGAAGGGGCTAGTCGTCTTGGTGAAGTCGCTTTAGTGCCAGACCCTTCACCAATTTCACAATCAGGCATCACTTTCTTCAATACCTTATTTGACGAAAATGCCTCAAACCATGTGGCTCTAGGTTCTGCTTATGCCTTTAATATTAAAGGTGGGACTGAGATGTCTCAAGAGGACTTACTCGCCGCTGGATTAAATCAAAGTACCACTCATGTTGATTTTATGATTGGTTCAGATAAAATGGCTATTGACGGTATTCGTCATGACGGCTCAAGAGTTCCTTTATTCCGAAATGGTGACTGGGCTTAA
- a CDS encoding TetR/AcrR family transcriptional regulator produces MARKKTITKEQILDATYDIIMTEGFAGFTARNIATKMKCSTQPIYLEFKNMNDLKIELFKKIEEYLYEKVFDKVVTGHPFIDTNLNYIHFACEQSTLYRALYLEGHSGNDILNQFSRKVFMEGMEKEPSLQNLSEGQKEAVFSGTWIVATGIATLSVGSLIQPTDEEIMKLLNDVIKSVVANDFNQILTYVI; encoded by the coding sequence ATGGCTAGAAAAAAAACAATTACAAAAGAACAAATTTTAGATGCTACGTATGATATCATTATGACTGAGGGGTTTGCTGGTTTTACAGCAAGAAATATCGCCACTAAAATGAAATGTTCGACGCAACCAATATACCTAGAATTTAAGAACATGAATGATTTGAAAATAGAGCTATTTAAAAAAATTGAAGAGTATTTATACGAAAAAGTTTTTGATAAAGTGGTGACAGGACATCCTTTTATCGATACTAACCTTAATTATATTCATTTTGCTTGCGAGCAAAGTACACTATATCGTGCCCTTTATTTAGAGGGGCATTCAGGCAATGATATTTTAAATCAATTTAGTAGGAAAGTTTTTATGGAGGGGATGGAAAAAGAACCCTCACTTCAGAATTTATCTGAGGGGCAAAAAGAAGCGGTTTTTTCTGGTACATGGATTGTGGCTACTGGGATTGCTACTTTATCAGTGGGATCCCTCATCCAACCAACGGATGAAGAGATTATGAAACTATTAAATGATGTCATTAAAAGTGTAGTGGCGAATGATTTCAATCAAATTTTGACTTATGTTATCTAA
- a CDS encoding flavodoxin — protein sequence MTLAKIVYASLTGNTEEIADIVAEALENLDIEVEQEECTQVEAEDFAEADICIVATYTYGEGDLPDEIVDFYEELQEVNLAGKKFGVVGSGDTFYEFYCKSVDDFEEAFVKAGATKGANSVKIDLAAEEEDIIKLEAFAKEIASSN from the coding sequence ATGACATTAGCAAAAATTGTTTATGCAAGTTTAACTGGTAACACTGAAGAAATCGCAGACATCGTGGCTGAAGCCTTAGAAAACTTAGATATCGAAGTGGAACAAGAAGAATGTACCCAAGTAGAGGCTGAAGACTTTGCTGAGGCTGATATTTGTATCGTAGCAACCTATACTTATGGTGAGGGCGATTTACCTGATGAAATCGTTGATTTTTACGAAGAATTGCAAGAAGTCAACTTAGCTGGTAAAAAATTCGGTGTAGTAGGATCAGGTGATACTTTCTACGAATTTTACTGCAAATCAGTTGATGATTTTGAAGAAGCTTTTGTTAAAGCAGGCGCAACTAAAGGGGCTAACTCTGTGAAAATAGACTTAGCCGCTGAAGAAGAAGATATTATCAAGTTAGAGGCCTTTGCTAAAGAAATCGCAAGTTCAAATTAA
- the map gene encoding type I methionyl aminopeptidase, with amino-acid sequence MITIKSAREIEKMAESGALLADVHHQLRTFIKPGVTSWDIEKFVHEYIVKNGGIPAQIGFEGYEYATCCSINDEICHGFPRKEKLKSGDLIKVDMCIDLNGAMSDSCWSYVVGESTPEIDKLMEVTKKAMYLGIEQAQVGNRIGDIGHAIETYVEGENLGVVRDFIGHGIGPTIHEEPMVPHYGEAGKGLRLKEGMVITIEPMVNTGTWKMKMDDNGWTARTKDGGLSCQYEHTIAITKEGPQILTSQGDQ; translated from the coding sequence ATGATAACAATCAAATCAGCACGAGAAATTGAAAAAATGGCAGAGTCAGGAGCATTACTTGCTGACGTACACCACCAATTAAGAACGTTTATTAAACCAGGTGTGACGAGCTGGGATATTGAAAAATTTGTCCATGAGTACATTGTGAAAAATGGCGGAATTCCTGCTCAAATCGGCTTTGAAGGATACGAATATGCCACGTGTTGCAGTATTAATGATGAAATCTGTCATGGGTTTCCAAGAAAAGAAAAATTAAAATCAGGTGATTTGATTAAGGTTGATATGTGTATTGATTTAAACGGTGCGATGTCAGATTCATGTTGGTCATACGTTGTTGGTGAGTCAACACCAGAGATTGACAAGCTAATGGAAGTGACTAAAAAGGCAATGTATTTAGGGATTGAACAAGCACAAGTCGGTAACCGAATTGGTGATATTGGTCACGCTATTGAGACTTATGTTGAAGGTGAAAACTTAGGCGTTGTTCGCGATTTTATTGGCCATGGTATTGGTCCAACGATTCATGAAGAACCAATGGTTCCTCATTATGGCGAAGCCGGTAAAGGATTACGTTTAAAAGAAGGCATGGTTATCACGATTGAACCGATGGTTAATACCGGTACTTGGAAAATGAAGATGGATGATAATGGTTGGACTGCTCGTACAAAAGATGGTGGCTTGAGCTGTCAATATGAGCACACTATTGCAATTACAAAAGAAGGCCCTCAAATTTTAACGTCTCAAGGAGATCAATAA
- a CDS encoding YihY/virulence factor BrkB family protein, with product MSLLNKVVKNERQRLFIQTSMNRFKSAEIGPSAAAIAYYLLLSLFPLLIAIGNMLPYLNMDPDKILPYIESMVPPNIFSMLKGTIRSLLSSSSGGLLSVSAIATLWASSRSINALQNSLNKVFGVERRANMFLTRIFSFGVISLFMLTVMILAVVFSFGQAVLDYILPLLNVSNSVVLDITDLFGTLKWPVTVAMLFLTMCLIYSALPNARVSWRSVVPGAILTTIGWMVLTQFFGLYTKYFSSSLVSYGIIGGFVVFMLWLDFAATLILLGGVINAICEEFIHGTIETRQSKFQKVMLKWRRKTNKKQKD from the coding sequence ATGAGTTTATTAAATAAGGTTGTTAAAAATGAACGACAGCGTTTGTTCATTCAAACAAGTATGAATCGATTTAAAAGTGCTGAAATTGGACCATCAGCAGCGGCAATAGCTTATTATTTGTTATTGTCATTGTTTCCGTTGTTGATTGCAATTGGCAATATGTTGCCATATTTAAATATGGATCCTGATAAAATTTTGCCTTATATCGAATCAATGGTGCCACCTAATATCTTTAGTATGTTAAAAGGGACAATTCGTAGTTTATTAAGTAGTTCAAGTGGTGGTTTGTTGTCGGTATCAGCTATTGCAACTTTATGGGCGAGTAGTCGTAGTATTAACGCCTTGCAAAATTCGTTAAATAAGGTTTTTGGTGTGGAACGCCGGGCAAATATGTTTTTAACACGAATTTTTTCTTTTGGAGTTATTTCATTATTTATGTTGACCGTGATGATTTTAGCGGTTGTTTTCAGTTTTGGACAGGCTGTGTTAGACTACATTTTACCACTTTTAAATGTATCAAATAGTGTGGTATTAGATATTACTGATTTATTTGGAACGTTGAAATGGCCTGTAACAGTAGCAATGTTATTTTTAACAATGTGTTTGATTTACAGTGCCTTACCAAATGCTCGTGTTAGTTGGCGCTCAGTTGTGCCAGGCGCTATTTTAACCACAATCGGTTGGATGGTACTCACACAATTTTTTGGTTTATATACAAAGTACTTTTCAAGTAGTTTGGTGAGTTACGGTATTATTGGTGGGTTTGTGGTGTTTATGCTATGGCTTGATTTTGCCGCAACCCTGATTTTATTAGGTGGTGTGATTAATGCAATTTGTGAGGAGTTTATTCACGGAACAATTGAGACACGCCAAAGTAAGTTTCAAAAAGTTATGCTAAAGTGGCGTAGAAAAACAAATAAAAAGCAGAAAGATTAA
- a CDS encoding glycosyltransferase family 4 protein, translated as MSFIYSLILRLIVTAIISYSVTPLIKRLSCKLNAVDVPNERRLNKVSMPSAGGLGIYLIFCLASLLIFPDVIPFKFALKMILVSGIVVITGLLDDIYELSPKQKLFGIVLAALAAYFIADIRMDTVNIFSFAHINLGFLSLPFTIIWIVALTNAINLIDGLDGLASGVSIIALTAIGLVGYLSPAAVLIQVPIMIFLLVACIGGFLPYNFHPAKIYLGDTGALFLGFMISTLSLQGLKNATLVSLIIPLVILGVPITDTIFAIIRRWLNKQPISSADHMHLHHRLLSIGFTHRGAVLMIYCLALIFSFIAILYIFSSTLANIIMTIAVIFGLQLFVELIGLTGSERQPLMNILKFIGNKAFRDKTIHEYHEKKTNKKQKD; from the coding sequence ATGAGTTTCATTTATAGCTTAATTTTACGTTTGATCGTAACGGCTATTATTAGTTATTCAGTGACTCCCTTAATAAAAAGATTATCTTGTAAATTAAACGCAGTAGACGTGCCAAATGAGCGACGCTTAAACAAAGTCTCTATGCCCTCCGCTGGTGGATTAGGGATTTATCTAATTTTTTGTCTAGCGTCTCTGCTTATCTTCCCTGATGTGATCCCTTTTAAGTTTGCCTTAAAAATGATCTTAGTTAGTGGCATTGTCGTTATAACTGGTCTCTTAGATGACATTTATGAACTATCACCTAAACAAAAATTATTCGGGATTGTCTTAGCAGCCTTAGCAGCCTATTTTATCGCTGATATTCGTATGGACACAGTCAATATCTTTTCTTTTGCCCATATCAACTTAGGTTTTCTAAGCTTACCTTTCACTATTATTTGGATTGTCGCATTAACAAATGCGATTAACTTGATTGACGGCTTAGACGGTCTGGCTTCCGGTGTGTCCATTATCGCATTGACTGCGATCGGACTTGTTGGTTACTTATCACCTGCAGCTGTTTTAATACAAGTGCCAATTATGATTTTTCTACTTGTGGCTTGTATTGGTGGCTTTTTACCTTACAATTTTCACCCTGCAAAGATTTATCTTGGTGATACCGGAGCCTTATTTTTAGGTTTTATGATTTCAACCTTATCCTTACAAGGTCTCAAAAATGCCACTTTGGTTTCCTTGATTATTCCTTTAGTTATTCTTGGAGTCCCTATTACCGATACTATTTTTGCGATTATTCGACGTTGGCTCAACAAACAACCGATCTCTAGTGCTGATCATATGCACTTACATCACCGTTTGCTTTCAATTGGGTTTACCCACCGTGGTGCTGTTTTGATGATTTATTGCCTAGCCTTAATTTTTTCTTTTATCGCTATTCTCTACATCTTTTCTAGCACACTTGCTAATATCATCATGACGATTGCCGTCATCTTTGGCTTGCAACTCTTTGTTGAGTTAATCGGATTAACTGGTAGTGAGCGCCAACCACTTATGAATATTCTAAAATTTATTGGAAATAAAGCCTTTCGTGATAAAACGATTCATGAATACCATGAAAAAAAAACAAATAAAAAGCAGAAAGATTAA
- a CDS encoding LCP family protein yields the protein MTKENKNEKSVRGTRLTAMKREAKGRYVKWGKLVIILALAAILGVLLYGVKLLNDTDNFLNEAYQPVKRETSINDNIDPIKDPIAILILGIDNNDERNLESTRTDAMLLATVSPVTKEINLVSIPRDTYTKIKSPEFLGMDKINAAYAYGEIESTMDAVENLMNVPINYYITVDFKAFEDIVDAFDGVEVDVPFNFVEQNAKSEFTVKLKKGKHTLDGEQALAFARTRKIDNDVMRGSRQQEIMQAVLKKAMSAGSITKFEEVMRALSGHFWTDMDMGTMLKIVQSGLATDYDFESYIFSWMSFDYYGVSMVGLHDDSLEYISHKMRVSLGLDKPDKRDKKGYKLKTDGEVSPRTFPNDGMAVIN from the coding sequence ATGACAAAAGAAAATAAAAATGAAAAAAGTGTCAGAGGTACTCGTCTTACAGCAATGAAGCGCGAAGCAAAAGGCCGTTATGTGAAGTGGGGCAAGCTTGTCATTATTTTAGCCTTAGCTGCTATTTTAGGTGTATTACTGTATGGCGTGAAATTATTAAATGATACGGACAATTTTTTAAATGAGGCCTATCAACCAGTAAAAAGAGAAACGTCGATAAATGACAACATAGATCCAATAAAGGACCCCATTGCTATTTTGATTTTGGGGATTGATAATAATGATGAACGTAATTTAGAATCAACGCGAACAGATGCGATGTTATTAGCTACTGTCAGTCCTGTAACCAAAGAAATTAATTTGGTAAGTATTCCACGAGATACCTATACTAAAATTAAGTCACCAGAATTTTTAGGGATGGATAAGATCAATGCGGCTTATGCTTATGGTGAGATTGAATCAACCATGGATGCCGTTGAAAACTTGATGAACGTGCCAATTAATTACTATATTACCGTTGATTTTAAAGCTTTTGAAGATATTGTCGATGCTTTTGATGGTGTGGAAGTTGATGTTCCATTTAATTTTGTTGAGCAAAATGCTAAATCAGAATTTACTGTTAAGTTGAAAAAAGGCAAGCATACCTTAGATGGGGAGCAAGCCTTGGCGTTCGCAAGAACCCGTAAGATTGACAATGATGTTATGCGAGGAAGTCGTCAACAAGAAATTATGCAAGCTGTTTTGAAAAAAGCGATGAGTGCCGGTTCAATTACTAAATTTGAAGAGGTTATGCGTGCCTTATCTGGCCATTTTTGGACAGATATGGATATGGGGACAATGTTAAAAATTGTCCAATCAGGTTTGGCAACTGATTATGATTTTGAGTCTTATATTTTCTCATGGATGAGTTTTGATTACTATGGTGTCAGCATGGTCGGTTTACATGATGATAGTCTCGAGTACATTAGCCATAAGATGCGTGTGTCACTTGGTTTAGATAAACCAGATAAACGTGACAAAAAAGGCTATAAGTTAAAAACTGATGGTGAGGTTTCACCAAGGACTTTCCCAAATGATGGTATGGCAGTTATTAATTAA
- a CDS encoding ABC transporter ATP-binding protein: MQMITKEYDLYKKKSDKVKALFKFSDADIPHFWALKGVDMEVYAGESIGLIGINGSGKSTLSNILAGIIPQTTGQLEINGETSIIAIGAGLKGQLTGLENIRLKCLMSGLTNAEVDDIQEDIIAFADLGAFIDQPVKNYSSGMKSRLGFAVAVHNNPDILIIDEALSVGDDTFYQKCVERIEQFKAEGKTIFFVSHSLGQIEKLCNRVLWMHYGEVKMFDETAKVVSEYKEFTAWFRKQSAEDKKSYQQGFKDQQTAFNEEELAKKVDEKNQDPEVIKGPPIGKMSLLTKWSLVLMLVAIVFLSAVNLNGRALTEIIKQPGLLFEKPKPIKPAVPIKANKTKAAELSQHIIYELI, encoded by the coding sequence ATGCAGATGATTACTAAAGAGTATGATTTGTATAAAAAGAAGTCAGATAAAGTCAAAGCTCTTTTTAAATTTTCAGACGCAGATATCCCACATTTTTGGGCGTTAAAAGGGGTCGACATGGAAGTTTATGCTGGTGAATCAATTGGTTTGATTGGGATTAATGGTTCTGGAAAATCGACATTATCTAATATTTTAGCAGGTATTATTCCACAAACAACGGGTCAGTTAGAAATAAATGGTGAAACCTCTATCATCGCTATTGGAGCAGGCTTAAAAGGACAGTTGACTGGCTTAGAAAATATTCGTTTGAAGTGTTTGATGTCTGGCTTAACGAATGCCGAAGTGGATGATATTCAAGAAGATATTATCGCCTTTGCTGATTTGGGTGCGTTTATTGACCAGCCTGTTAAAAATTATTCGAGTGGGATGAAATCACGTTTAGGCTTTGCCGTAGCAGTCCATAATAATCCTGATATCCTAATCATAGATGAGGCATTGTCCGTTGGAGATGATACCTTTTACCAAAAATGTGTGGAGCGAATCGAGCAATTTAAAGCAGAAGGGAAAACAATCTTCTTCGTGAGCCATTCTTTAGGGCAAATTGAAAAGCTTTGTAATCGAGTGTTGTGGATGCATTATGGTGAAGTAAAAATGTTTGATGAAACAGCTAAAGTCGTGTCAGAATATAAAGAGTTCACTGCTTGGTTTAGAAAACAATCAGCAGAAGATAAAAAAAGCTATCAACAAGGCTTTAAAGACCAACAAACCGCTTTTAATGAAGAAGAGTTGGCGAAAAAGGTTGACGAAAAAAATCAAGACCCAGAGGTAATCAAAGGACCTCCAATCGGTAAGATGTCACTGCTGACAAAATGGAGCTTGGTGCTGATGTTAGTAGCCATTGTCTTTTTATCTGCAGTTAATTTAAATGGTCGTGCTCTAACAGAAATCATCAAACAGCCAGGTTTGTTATTTGAAAAACCTAAGCCAATTAAACCTGCCGTCCCAATCAAAGCAAACAAAACGAAAGCAGCGGAACTTTCACAACATATTATATATGAGTTGATTTAA